The following are from one region of the Colius striatus isolate bColStr4 chromosome Z, bColStr4.1.hap1, whole genome shotgun sequence genome:
- the NANS gene encoding sialic acid synthase isoform X2, producing MSREFELCPGRRVGGEQPCFIIAEIGQNHQGDMAIAKRMIRMAKDCGADCAKFQKSELEYKFNKKALERPYTSKHSWGKTYGEHKRHLEFSHDQYRELKKYAEEIGIFFTASGMDEMAVEFLHELDVPFFKVGSGDTNNFPYLEKTAKKGRPMVISSGMQSMNTMRQVYQIVKPINPNFCFLQCTSAYPLQPEDVNLRVISAYQSTFPDIPIGYSGHETGIAISVAAVAMGAKVVERHVTLDKTWKGSDHQASLEPNELAELVKAIRTVEKAMGSPVKQLLPCEMACNEKLGKSVVAKVTIPEGTVLTLDMLTVKVGEPKGFPPEAIFDLVGQKVKRKIEEDETITEEAVENHVKKVKC from the exons ATGTCGCGGGAGTTCGAGCTGTGTCCCGGGCGCCGCGTGGGCGGCGAACAGCCGTGCTTCATCATCGCCGAGATCGGGCAGAACCACCAGGGCGACATGGCCATCGCCAAGCGCATGATCCGTATGGCCAAG GACTGTGGAGCAGACTGTGCTAAGTTCCAGAAGAGTGAACTGGAATACAAATTCAACAAGAAAGCCTTAGAAAGGCCCTATACCTCTAAACACTCCTGGGGAAAAACCTACGGGGAGCACAAACGCCACTTGGAGTTTAGTCATGACCAATATAGAGAGCTAAAGAAATATGCAGAGGAGATTGGCATTTTCTTCACAGCTTCTGGCATGGATGAG atGGCTGTGGAATTTCTACATGAACTGGATGTTCCATTTTTCAAAGTAGGATCAGGAGATACAAACAATTTTCCTTACCTGGAAAAGACTGCAAAGAAAG GTCGCCCAATGGTGATTTCCAGTGGAATGCAGTCAATGAACACAATGCGTCAGGTTTATCAGATTGTGAAGCCCATCAATCCAAACTTCTGCTTCCTGCAGTGCACCAGTGCATACCCACTTCAGCCAGAGGACGTCAATCTCCGTGTTATATCG GCATATCAGTCAACTTTTCCTGATATCCCCATTGGCTATTCGGGGCATGAAACTGGCATAGCGATTTCAGTGGCAGCTGTTGCTATGGGTGCTAAAGTAGTGGAACGCCATGTGACTCTCGACAAAACATGGAAAGGAAGTGACCACCAAGCATCTCTGGAACCAAATGAACTGGCAGAGTTAGTGAAAGCCATCCGTACTGTGGAAAAAGCAATGGGTTCTCCAGTCAAACAGCTCTTGCCCTGTGAAATGGCTTGCAATGAAAAG CTGGGAAAGTCTGTTGTGGCAAAAGTGACAATTCCTGAAGGCACAGTACTGACACTTGACATGCTGACTGTGAAGGTGGGAGAACCTAAGGGATTTCCCCCAGAAGCCATCTTTGATCTGGTGGGCCAGAAGGTTAAAAGAAAGATTGAAGAAGATGAAACCATTACTGAGGAAGCAGTGGAAAATCATGTCAAAAAAGTTAAGTGCTAA
- the NANS gene encoding sialic acid synthase isoform X1, giving the protein MSREFELCPGRRVGGEQPCFIIAEIGQNHQGDMAIAKRMIRMAKLVLQDCGADCAKFQKSELEYKFNKKALERPYTSKHSWGKTYGEHKRHLEFSHDQYRELKKYAEEIGIFFTASGMDEMAVEFLHELDVPFFKVGSGDTNNFPYLEKTAKKGRPMVISSGMQSMNTMRQVYQIVKPINPNFCFLQCTSAYPLQPEDVNLRVISAYQSTFPDIPIGYSGHETGIAISVAAVAMGAKVVERHVTLDKTWKGSDHQASLEPNELAELVKAIRTVEKAMGSPVKQLLPCEMACNEKLGKSVVAKVTIPEGTVLTLDMLTVKVGEPKGFPPEAIFDLVGQKVKRKIEEDETITEEAVENHVKKVKC; this is encoded by the exons ATGTCGCGGGAGTTCGAGCTGTGTCCCGGGCGCCGCGTGGGCGGCGAACAGCCGTGCTTCATCATCGCCGAGATCGGGCAGAACCACCAGGGCGACATGGCCATCGCCAAGCGCATGATCCGTATGGCCAAG CTTGTTTTGCAGGACTGTGGAGCAGACTGTGCTAAGTTCCAGAAGAGTGAACTGGAATACAAATTCAACAAGAAAGCCTTAGAAAGGCCCTATACCTCTAAACACTCCTGGGGAAAAACCTACGGGGAGCACAAACGCCACTTGGAGTTTAGTCATGACCAATATAGAGAGCTAAAGAAATATGCAGAGGAGATTGGCATTTTCTTCACAGCTTCTGGCATGGATGAG atGGCTGTGGAATTTCTACATGAACTGGATGTTCCATTTTTCAAAGTAGGATCAGGAGATACAAACAATTTTCCTTACCTGGAAAAGACTGCAAAGAAAG GTCGCCCAATGGTGATTTCCAGTGGAATGCAGTCAATGAACACAATGCGTCAGGTTTATCAGATTGTGAAGCCCATCAATCCAAACTTCTGCTTCCTGCAGTGCACCAGTGCATACCCACTTCAGCCAGAGGACGTCAATCTCCGTGTTATATCG GCATATCAGTCAACTTTTCCTGATATCCCCATTGGCTATTCGGGGCATGAAACTGGCATAGCGATTTCAGTGGCAGCTGTTGCTATGGGTGCTAAAGTAGTGGAACGCCATGTGACTCTCGACAAAACATGGAAAGGAAGTGACCACCAAGCATCTCTGGAACCAAATGAACTGGCAGAGTTAGTGAAAGCCATCCGTACTGTGGAAAAAGCAATGGGTTCTCCAGTCAAACAGCTCTTGCCCTGTGAAATGGCTTGCAATGAAAAG CTGGGAAAGTCTGTTGTGGCAAAAGTGACAATTCCTGAAGGCACAGTACTGACACTTGACATGCTGACTGTGAAGGTGGGAGAACCTAAGGGATTTCCCCCAGAAGCCATCTTTGATCTGGTGGGCCAGAAGGTTAAAAGAAAGATTGAAGAAGATGAAACCATTACTGAGGAAGCAGTGGAAAATCATGTCAAAAAAGTTAAGTGCTAA